The Apostichopus japonicus isolate 1M-3 chromosome 20, ASM3797524v1, whole genome shotgun sequence nucleotide sequence GCCGACATGAAACGTAAAGAGGTCACTCAACTTTTCAACAAGTTTGGCCTGAAGGTCACCATCGAAACCAACCTGCAGGTAGTGAACTACTTAGACATCACAATGAACCTCGCCAACGGATCGTTCGCCCCCTACAGAAAACCAGGCGACAACCCCCTCTTCATCCATTCACACTCGGACCACCCACCAGGCATCATAAAGAACATCCCCCCAGCCGTAAACAAGAGATTAAGCAGCCTATCATGCAAAGAAAGCATATTCAACGAAACGTCACCAGCATACAAAGAGGCGCTCATCTCAAGTGGCTACGACTGCGACCTCAGATTCGAACCAGAAACCCGGCCTGCCTCAACGAAAAGGAACAAAAGAACCAGGAAAATCACATGGTTTAACCCCCCATTTAGCAAAACTGTAAAGACAAACATCGGTAAAACTTTTCTGAAGTTAGTGGCCAAGCACTTTCCCCCAGGACACAGGCTGcatcaaatattcaacaaaaataCCCTCAAATAAGCTACAGCTGCATGAGAAACGCAAAGGCTCTTATCAACAGCCACAATAAAAAAGTTCTTTCAAAGGCCGTTGAAAACCCACCCAACCATGGATGCAACTGCAGAATGCGAGAGACCTGCCCCCTCGGAGGAGAGTGCTTGACCCCTTCCATAGTATACAACGCTGAAGTGACTGCCGGGTATTCTAAGTCTATTTATATTGGTATGTGCGGAGGGCAGTTCAAAACAAGGTTCAATAACCACAAAAAGTCGTTCAACCTGAAGAATTATCAAGGAGAGACTGagctttcaaaacatgtttggtCTCTAAAAGAAAGCAATAGAGCCTTCCAAATCTCCTGGTCCATTGTCAGGAGATCAAACACATCGATCAACAGCTCAGGTTCTTGTAATCTATGCCAGGCCGAGAAACTAGCAATAATAGATCATTCTAGCCCTAATCTCCTGAACAAAAGGTCTGAAATCCTCGCAAGCTGCAGACACCAACCAAAACacccccaaaataaagtcaagactaagatgaaagagagatagctttttagtacacctcctgacgattgctagtaagcatgaaactctgagtagaggtttggctgcaaaattcaaaatttacattACGCTCTTCTTCATAACGCGGAATTGAGCACTCTGTCGTGTTCTACTTGGAACATTTtatacacttatatatatatatatatatatatatatatatatatatatatatatatatatatatatatatatatatgttgagactagttgagactagtggaacacaactagtgttccactagtgtTCCaatagtctcaacatatattttgCTCTGTCCatcggacatagagcactctgcgccaagatagacgccaaccaaccaacttctcaactatatatatatatatatatatatatatatatatatatatatatatatatatatatatatatatataccactgaggtttgtttacaagtgacgtaaacttccggctcggatagcaaaaaatctacatggtcatgatacaaaaaattgatgatgccatgaaaggccaatttgtcagctatccggtaatgggtagcgtttagctagtgaaaacttctatctagacttaaagaccacattacttttgtgatttagtgtgagtcaatggggcttttaatgggcgtatgctaccttaactTTAAGCAGCCTGCGCAGAGCCGTTTCAGTGCTGCACTTGGTCTTATACGCAGACTGAAAGACTTCATTAAGACCGTTGTTCTCCATTTGCTCATTGAACTGGGAAATCACAGACTTCTCGATCACTTTGCCAATAAAACTGATGTTGGGTACTCAGGCTGGCCTGTAGTTCTGTAACTCATTCCTGTCAAGATTAAGTACAATGTGGCGAAGGCTCCCGCAGAAACGGGAGCTACCGGAAAACGGGGGCCTTCGGCTCCCAGTAGAGGctccaaagggggggggggggaggggatgaagTGGCACGATATATATTacttatacacacacacactggggtaatatgggggcatatttggcattgAGGATTACTGCAACGgaaattgcctgcggaggtggaaactgagtagggggttgacgaaatgctagcatgggggtACCTGAAACGATTCTCCTACATACTGATCGTCTTggaatacagcaaattcctgtttgatagAGCTCATAAAGGATttttgctgctgctgctgttttgCCATAGTCCTCATAGAACCGTCGGCATTCTCTTGTGTGCCTTTGCTCTTGCCACGGCCATTCCTCCATCCGTCCACTTCCTGATGTTATCGATCCATCCTGTTTTCCTACGTCCTGGCCTGGCCTTCCCTTCTACCTCTCCTTCTACTGTCATCTGAATTAGGCTATCTGATAGGCGCTTCCAATGTCCATACATAGACAGCTTCCTCTTCCTTAACTGGACATGTAGACCTTCCTCTTCTGAAACTCCTACCCTTTGGCGGATCCATGCATTAGTCTTTCTATCTTTCCAGCTGACCTGAAGCAATCTACGCCACACCCACAGCTCAAGTGATTCTATTTTCTTCATGTCATTCTGTTTTAATGCCCAACTTTCTGCAACATAGATGGCTACACTCCACACGAGAGATTTCACCAGCTGTTTCTTCAGTTTCAGGCTGATCTCTTTTGCCTTCCACAATCCAATTAGTTGGCTGGTGGCATCTCTTGCAATTGCCAACCTAGTACAAATCTCTGGTGTAGAGTCTCCATCAATCCTTACCATTGAGCCAAGGTATTTGAAGCTGTCTACCTGGATTGTAATTGGTAACaaacggaatgcgtgtgttaggacttttagacttgtattttaataagtcctcacggctcaacttgtcggccctggaaataccctgtctaattaagtgaaggAGGTATCCGACGTTGAAGAAATAACCAGCTAAGATGGATACCTGGTGTTCAAAATCACGTGGGTGGGAGCAAATGCGTTTAGgtctaaggcattggctgtaaacaatagaactcttgagattatgcgggtgaaaactattaaagtgtaaatacatatgaatatcagtgggcATATAATAGACCGAAGTGGTTAAGGAATTGCCATCTAACTTGACAACATCTAGAAATGATATTTGGTGTTTACAAACTTCGACAGAAAATTTAATgctgtcatgaaaagaattaacatgatcaaagaAAGACTTAAGAGATTCTTCACCATGCAGCCAGACCAAAAACATATCGTCAATGTACCTATAATAATGTGATGGCTTAAGAGGAGAAGTGGATAGCATTTCCTGTTCCAAATCgtgcataaatatgttggcGTAACGTGGTGCCATTTTAGTGCCCATATCGGTAACATTGATTTGGAGATAATATTTCCcattaaaagagaaataattattacttaatatgaaCCGTAAAATAGGACCAAGATCGTCAGCTAAAGTGGGGTTGGTGGCATACTCACTACGAAAATTTTGACAAGCGATAATTCCCTCACCATGAGGGATATTAGTGTACAAATAGGATACGTCCATAGTAACAAGTATGGAATTAATCGGTAACGCCTTAATAGTATTCAGGATTCTCAAAAAATGTGTCGTGTCCTGTATATAAGAAAGAATATGGTTTAATAAAGGGTTGAGTATGAAGTCTATGTAGGCCTATCCTGAAAGATGCCCAGTAACTGTACCAATTCCTCAAAC carries:
- the LOC139961362 gene encoding uncharacterized protein, with product MVRIDGDSTPEICTRLAIARDATSQLIGLWKAKEISLKLKKQLVKSLVWSVAIYVAESWALKQNDMKKIESLELWVWRRLLQVSWKDRKTNAWIRQRVGVSEEEGLHVQLRKRKLSMYGHWKRLSDSLIQMTVEGEVEGKARPGRRKTGWIDNIRKWTDGGMAVARAKAHKRMPTVL